Proteins from a genomic interval of Bradyrhizobium sp. CCBAU 53340:
- the flgI gene encoding flagellar basal body P-ring protein FlgI: MTRFLLALALIVSAASAQAAVRIKDIADIKGLRENQIVGYGLVIGLNGTGDTLRNAPFTEQSLQSMLENMGINVRNETTSTTNPARPTTLRTRNVAAVMVTADLLPSIGPGERMDVTVSSLGDATSLLGGTLVMTSLRAADGAVYAVAQGAVTVAGYSVGGQAQNLSQGTPTAGRIPNGALVEREVQGSLHEMEYLVLELKNPDFVTATRILDAVNRYAGGRYRAQIAFERDYRTIVLSKPRYVGPVRFLAEIGELTVEPDTPARVVINERTGTVVIGRDVRISTVAVTHGNLTVRVTELPVVSQPAPFSQGQTVVVPQTVVEANEAGSQVAILSGVDLQRLVRGLNQIGLKPSGIIAILQAIKTAGALQAEVIVQ; the protein is encoded by the coding sequence ATGACCAGATTCCTGCTTGCGCTCGCCCTGATTGTTTCCGCCGCCAGTGCTCAGGCCGCGGTCCGCATCAAGGACATCGCTGATATCAAGGGCCTGCGCGAAAACCAGATCGTGGGCTACGGTCTCGTCATCGGCCTCAATGGCACCGGCGACACCCTGCGCAACGCGCCGTTCACGGAACAGTCGCTCCAGTCGATGCTCGAAAACATGGGCATCAATGTCCGGAACGAGACGACCAGTACAACCAATCCGGCGCGGCCGACCACTCTGCGCACGCGCAACGTCGCGGCCGTGATGGTGACTGCGGACCTGCTGCCGTCGATCGGGCCGGGCGAACGGATGGACGTGACGGTGTCGTCGCTCGGAGATGCGACGTCACTGCTCGGTGGCACGCTGGTGATGACGTCGCTACGCGCCGCCGACGGTGCGGTCTACGCGGTGGCGCAGGGCGCCGTCACGGTCGCCGGTTACAGCGTTGGGGGCCAGGCCCAGAACCTCAGCCAGGGAACGCCGACGGCGGGTCGCATTCCGAACGGTGCGCTGGTCGAGCGCGAGGTGCAGGGAAGTCTCCATGAGATGGAATATCTGGTGCTGGAGCTGAAAAACCCCGACTTCGTTACCGCGACGCGAATCCTCGACGCCGTCAATCGCTATGCCGGCGGGCGCTATCGCGCCCAGATCGCCTTCGAGCGCGACTACCGGACGATAGTGCTGTCGAAGCCGCGCTATGTCGGGCCGGTGCGATTTCTCGCCGAGATCGGCGAACTGACCGTCGAGCCCGACACGCCGGCGCGGGTGGTGATCAATGAACGCACCGGCACGGTGGTGATCGGACGCGACGTGCGGATCTCGACCGTTGCCGTCACACACGGAAATCTGACGGTCCGCGTCACCGAATTGCCCGTGGTGTCGCAGCCGGCGCCGTTCTCGCAAGGCCAGACGGTCGTCGTGCCGCAGACCGTGGTCGAGGCCAACGAGGCCGGCTCGCAGGTGGCGATCCTGAGCGGCGTCGATCTCCAGCGCCTGGTGCGAGGGCTCAATCAGATCGGACTGAAGCCATCAGGCATCATCGCGATCCTCCAGGCGATCAAGACGGCCGGCGCGCTGCAGGCCGAAGTCATCGTGCAATGA
- a CDS encoding MotE family protein → MLKLDHKAQLLLLAALFALASGSPVLALDEPKPSKPLNLLSFARARAPGPQKPHGSTAPASSENIRATAWVAEEPGPATTGAVPTSAAPPPAPAPVPPRPAKPGSVTAPPKPAPAQGGAPADNEVALFCSNVADPAVDARLAWQLKELEKAESQLRDRIAEVEAKRAEYEKWMALRDDFLKKAEASVVEIYSRMKPDAAATQIAGMADETAAAVLAKLSPRSSSAIFNEMETSRAAHLADLLGGMRRVDDGKTK, encoded by the coding sequence ATGCTGAAGCTGGATCACAAAGCGCAACTTCTACTCCTGGCCGCGTTGTTCGCGCTCGCGAGCGGCTCGCCCGTGCTGGCGCTGGACGAGCCGAAGCCGTCAAAGCCGCTCAATTTGCTTTCCTTCGCCCGCGCGCGTGCGCCTGGGCCGCAGAAACCGCACGGATCGACGGCACCGGCATCAAGCGAAAACATACGAGCGACGGCCTGGGTGGCCGAAGAGCCTGGCCCCGCGACGACCGGTGCGGTGCCGACGTCGGCTGCGCCTCCGCCGGCACCCGCACCTGTGCCGCCGCGTCCGGCGAAGCCCGGCAGCGTGACCGCCCCGCCGAAGCCGGCGCCGGCTCAGGGGGGCGCGCCTGCGGACAACGAAGTCGCGCTGTTCTGTAGCAACGTGGCCGACCCCGCCGTCGATGCCAGGCTCGCCTGGCAGCTGAAAGAATTGGAAAAGGCCGAGAGCCAGCTGCGCGATCGGATCGCCGAAGTCGAGGCCAAGCGGGCCGAATATGAGAAATGGATGGCGCTTCGCGACGATTTCCTGAAGAAGGCCGAGGCGAGCGTCGTCGAGATCTATTCGCGCATGAAGCCGGACGCGGCCGCGACCCAGATCGCCGGCATGGCCGATGAGACCGCCGCTGCGGTGCTTGCAAAGCTCAGCCCGAGGAGTTCCAGCGCGATCTTCAATGAGATGGAGACGTCGCGTGCGGCCCATCTCGCCGATCTGCTCGGCGGAATGCGTCGCGTAGACGACGGAAAGACCAAGTAG
- the flgH gene encoding flagellar basal body L-ring protein FlgH, with amino-acid sequence MKQPILILSLVLLAGCSHDPAEILTGPQVSPVGSGLRSQAAPIPVTPRVRTPVSYRSTWDDGTDLYRDPRACRTGDVVTVIISMQDKAKLDNKTDRSRDSQIKFGLDWLMNVAGWSDAGQANANLSTNSQIKGNGQIDRAEDIKLSIAAVVTDVLPNGNMMISGSQEFKVNTEMRVLNVGGIVRPRDISRGNTISYEKIAEARVSYGGRGNLSDVQQPGWGHRIYDAVAPF; translated from the coding sequence ATGAAGCAGCCGATCCTCATCCTGTCGCTCGTGCTTCTTGCCGGATGCTCCCATGACCCGGCCGAGATCCTGACCGGCCCGCAGGTGTCGCCGGTCGGTAGCGGCCTGAGATCGCAGGCCGCTCCGATTCCCGTGACGCCGCGCGTCCGAACCCCCGTGAGCTATCGGTCGACCTGGGACGACGGCACCGATCTCTACCGCGACCCGCGCGCCTGTCGCACCGGTGACGTCGTGACGGTGATCATCTCGATGCAGGACAAGGCAAAGCTCGACAACAAGACCGATCGCTCGCGCGATTCGCAGATCAAGTTCGGGCTCGACTGGCTGATGAACGTCGCCGGATGGAGCGACGCCGGCCAGGCCAACGCCAACCTCTCGACCAACAGCCAGATCAAGGGCAACGGCCAGATCGATCGCGCAGAGGACATCAAACTTTCGATCGCCGCCGTCGTCACCGACGTGTTGCCGAACGGAAACATGATGATCAGCGGTTCACAGGAATTCAAGGTCAATACCGAGATGCGCGTGCTCAATGTCGGCGGCATCGTACGTCCACGCGACATCTCGCGCGGCAACACGATCTCCTACGAGAAGATCGCCGAGGCGCGCGTGTCGTATGGCGGTCGGGGAAATCTGTCTGACGTGCAGCAGCCTGGATGGGGACATCGGATCTATGATGCCGTGGCACCGTTCTGA
- the fliL gene encoding flagellar basal body-associated protein FliL, protein MRLIAAIVVLTLVAIGAGALAGLHLFAAAERVADAKKGATPPPIASSYTGSARLRKLSPIVTNLAAPANNWARVEASMVIDSMSDEDAGILAAHISEDIVTYLRSASVTQFEGTRGLQHLRDDLSERASIRSSGKVRELIIETLVIQ, encoded by the coding sequence ATGCGCCTGATTGCCGCCATCGTCGTGCTGACCCTGGTCGCGATCGGGGCGGGTGCGCTTGCGGGCTTGCACCTGTTCGCCGCAGCCGAACGCGTCGCCGACGCGAAGAAGGGCGCTACCCCGCCGCCGATTGCGTCGAGCTATACCGGCAGCGCCCGGCTTCGGAAGCTGTCGCCGATCGTGACCAATCTCGCGGCGCCGGCCAACAACTGGGCCCGGGTCGAGGCCTCCATGGTGATCGACAGCATGAGCGACGAGGATGCCGGCATCCTCGCCGCCCATATCAGCGAGGACATCGTCACCTACTTGCGTTCAGCCTCGGTCACGCAGTTCGAAGGGACGCGCGGGCTTCAGCATCTGCGCGACGACCTGTCCGAACGCGCCAGCATCCGCTCGTCCGGCAAGGTCCGCGAATTGATCATTGAGACGTTGGTGATCCAGTGA
- the fliP gene encoding flagellar type III secretion system pore protein FliP (The bacterial flagellar biogenesis protein FliP forms a type III secretion system (T3SS)-type pore required for flagellar assembly.), with the protein MKLRVLLLALLLVVLPEVAFAQIPDLNSLLPPGNGSTSGRIIQLMALLTVLSVAPGLLIMVTSFTRFAVALSFLRAGLGLQTTPPNLVLISLALFMTFYVMAPTFDRAWETGVQPLMKNEISEEEAYLKISDPFREFMLAHVRDKDLQTFESLAAESFRKKLDDKRIDMRIIIPAFMISELRRSFEIGFLIILPFLVIDMIVATLTMSMGMMMMPPSILALPFKVLFFVLIDGWNLLASGLVRSFS; encoded by the coding sequence GTGAAATTGAGAGTCCTGCTGCTCGCGTTGCTGTTGGTCGTGCTGCCCGAAGTGGCGTTCGCCCAGATCCCGGACCTCAATTCGCTGCTGCCGCCGGGCAACGGCTCGACCAGCGGCCGCATCATTCAGCTGATGGCGCTGCTGACGGTGCTGTCCGTCGCGCCGGGGCTGCTCATCATGGTGACGAGCTTCACCCGCTTCGCCGTCGCGCTGTCTTTTCTTCGCGCCGGCCTCGGTCTGCAGACGACGCCTCCGAACCTGGTGCTGATCAGCCTCGCACTGTTCATGACCTTCTACGTCATGGCCCCGACCTTCGATCGCGCCTGGGAAACCGGCGTGCAGCCGCTGATGAAGAACGAGATCTCGGAGGAAGAGGCCTATCTGAAGATCAGCGATCCGTTTCGAGAGTTCATGCTGGCGCATGTCCGCGACAAGGATCTGCAAACGTTCGAGTCGCTTGCTGCGGAAAGCTTCCGCAAGAAGCTCGACGACAAGCGTATCGACATGCGCATCATCATCCCGGCCTTCATGATCTCCGAGCTCCGGCGTTCGTTCGAAATCGGATTCCTCATCATCCTGCCGTTCCTCGTCATCGACATGATCGTGGCGACGCTGACCATGTCGATGGGCATGATGATGATGCCGCCCTCGATCCTCGCGCTGCCGTTCAAGGTGCTGTTCTTCGTGCTGATCGACGGCTGGAATCTGCTTGCCTCCGGGCTGGTCCGCTCGTTCTCGTAA
- a CDS encoding flagellin: MSSLLTNSTAMTALQTLRSVSSQLATTQTRISTGQRVSTASDNAAYWSIATSMRADNAALSAVSDSLGLSAATVDTEYTALTSVVGDSNGGLTKLQSLLVEAKTAGIDRTKIQADVTQIQQQMQATASAATFNGVNWLSTTTATPTTVDLVSSYSRVGGTPTTGAITLTVANYSLYTSSTSGILDKVSGGASVNTIDISTLTDSAADQTTLDGYIAQVTGAINSVASAAANLGAVKNRISTNTDFVKSLMDSVSRGIGQLVDADMNQESTRLSALQVQQQLGVQALSIANSSSQSILSLFR, from the coding sequence ATGTCAAGCCTGCTTACGAACTCGACCGCAATGACCGCCCTCCAGACCTTGCGGTCTGTGAGCTCGCAACTCGCTACCACGCAGACCCGCATCTCGACCGGCCAGCGCGTCTCGACCGCGTCGGACAACGCCGCCTATTGGTCGATCGCAACCTCGATGCGCGCTGACAACGCCGCGCTCTCCGCCGTCTCCGACTCGCTCGGTCTGTCGGCCGCGACCGTCGACACTGAATACACCGCTCTGACCTCGGTTGTCGGTGACAGCAACGGTGGTCTGACCAAGCTGCAGTCGCTGCTGGTCGAAGCCAAGACCGCAGGTATCGACCGAACCAAGATCCAGGCGGACGTCACCCAGATCCAGCAGCAGATGCAGGCGACCGCGTCCGCGGCGACCTTCAACGGCGTGAACTGGCTCAGCACGACGACGGCCACCCCGACGACGGTTGACCTTGTGTCGTCGTACTCCCGCGTCGGCGGCACGCCGACCACCGGCGCCATCACCCTGACCGTTGCCAACTACTCGCTCTATACCTCGTCCACCAGCGGTATCCTGGACAAGGTGAGCGGCGGTGCGTCGGTCAACACGATCGACATCTCTACGCTGACCGACTCGGCAGCCGACCAGACCACGCTCGATGGTTACATCGCGCAGGTCACCGGTGCGATCAACTCGGTGGCTTCGGCCGCCGCGAACCTCGGCGCCGTCAAGAACCGTATCTCGACCAACACGGACTTCGTGAAGTCGCTGATGGACTCGGTGAGCCGCGGTATCGGCCAGCTCGTCGACGCCGACATGAACCAGGAGTCGACTCGTCTGTCGGCCCTCCAGGTCCAGCAGCAGCTCGGCGTGCAGGCGCTCTCGATCGCCAACAGCAGCAGCCAGAGCATCCTGTCGCTGTTCCGCTAA
- a CDS encoding flagellin yields the protein MGSSLLTNSAAMTALQTLRNVSSSLQTTENRISTGQRVATASDNAAYWSIATSMRADNAALSAVSDSLGLSAATVDTEYTALTAVVGDSTGGLTKLQALLVEAKTAGIDRTKIQADITQIQQQMKGTANAATFNGVNWLSTTTATPATFDLVSSFSRVGGTPTIGSITLTISNYSLYTSSTSGILDTVSGGASVDTISISTLTDSAADQTTLDGYIQQVTTAINSVASAAADLGAVKNRIATNTDFVKTLMDSVNRGVGQLVDADMNAESTRLQALQTQQQLGVQALSIANQNSQSILSLFR from the coding sequence ATGGGTTCTAGCCTTCTCACTAACTCCGCCGCTATGACCGCGCTGCAGACGCTGCGCAACGTCAGCTCCAGCCTGCAGACCACGGAAAACCGCATCTCGACCGGCCAGCGCGTCGCCACCGCGTCGGATAACGCTGCCTACTGGTCGATCGCAACTTCGATGCGCGCCGACAACGCCGCGCTCTCCGCCGTCTCCGACTCGCTCGGTCTGTCGGCTGCGACCGTCGACACCGAATACACTGCTCTCACCGCGGTCGTCGGCGACAGCACCGGCGGCCTGACCAAGCTGCAGGCGCTGCTGGTCGAAGCCAAGACCGCCGGCATCGACCGCACCAAGATCCAGGCCGACATCACCCAGATCCAGCAGCAGATGAAGGGCACCGCCAATGCGGCGACCTTCAACGGCGTGAACTGGCTGAGCACGACGACGGCCACGCCCGCGACCTTCGACCTGGTGTCGTCGTTCTCGCGCGTCGGCGGCACGCCGACCATCGGCTCGATCACGCTGACGATCTCGAACTACTCGCTCTATACCTCGTCCACCAGCGGCATCCTGGACACGGTGAGCGGCGGTGCATCGGTCGACACGATCAGCATCAGCACGCTGACCGACTCGGCGGCCGACCAGACCACGCTGGATGGCTACATTCAGCAGGTCACGACCGCGATCAACTCGGTGGCTTCGGCCGCCGCCGATCTCGGCGCCGTCAAGAACCGCATTGCGACCAACACCGACTTCGTCAAGACCCTGATGGATTCGGTGAACCGCGGTGTCGGTCAGCTCGTCGACGCCGACATGAACGCGGAATCCACCCGCCTTCAGGCGCTGCAAACCCAGCAGCAGCTCGGTGTTCAGGCGCTCTCGATCGCCAACCAGAACAGCCAGAGCATCCTCTCGCTGTTCCGCTAG
- a CDS encoding flagellin — protein sequence MSSSLLTNSAAMTALQTLRNVSSSLQTTENRISTGQRVATASDNAAYWSIATSMRADNAALSAVSDSLGLSAATVDTEYTALTAVVGDSTGGLTKLQSLLVEAKTAGIDRTKIQADITQIQQQMKGTAAAATFNGVNWLSTTTATPATFDLVSSFSRVGGTPTIGSITLTISNYSLYTSSTSGILDKVSGGASVDTISISTLTDSAADQTTLDGYITQVTAAINSVASAAADLGAVKNRLATNTDFVKTLMDSVSRGVGQLVDADMNAESTRLQALQTQQQLGVQALSIANQNSQSILSLFK from the coding sequence ATGAGTTCTAGCCTTCTCACCAATTCCGCAGCGATGACCGCGCTGCAGACCCTGCGCAACGTCAGCTCGAGCCTGCAGACCACGGAAAACCGGATCTCGACCGGCCAACGCGTCGCTACCGCATCGGACAACGCTGCTTACTGGTCGATAGCAACCTCGATGCGCGCCGACAACGCCGCACTCTCCGCCGTCTCCGACTCGCTCGGTCTGTCGGCTGCGACCGTCGACACCGAATATACCGCTCTCACCGCGGTTGTGGGCGACAGCACCGGCGGCCTCACCAAGCTGCAGTCGCTGCTGGTCGAAGCCAAGACCGCGGGTATCGACCGCACCAAGATCCAGGCCGACATCACCCAGATCCAGCAGCAGATGAAGGGCACCGCCGCGGCCGCGACCTTCAACGGCGTGAACTGGCTGAGCACGACGACGGCCACGCCCGCGACCTTCGACCTGGTGTCGTCGTTCTCGCGCGTCGGTGGCACGCCCACCATCGGCTCCATCACGCTGACGATCTCGAACTATTCGCTTTACACCTCGTCTACCAGCGGCATTCTGGACAAGGTGAGCGGCGGTGCCTCGGTCGATACGATCAGCATCAGCACGCTGACTGACTCGGCAGCTGACCAGACCACGCTGGATGGTTACATCACACAGGTCACTGCGGCGATCAACTCGGTAGCTTCGGCCGCCGCCGACCTCGGCGCCGTCAAGAACCGCCTCGCGACCAACACCGACTTCGTCAAGACCCTGATGGATTCGGTGTCCCGCGGCGTGGGCCAGCTCGTCGACGCCGACATGAACGCGGAATCGACCCGCCTGCAGGCGCTGCAGACCCAGCAACAGCTCGGCGTCCAGGCGCTCTCGATCGCCAACCAGAACAGCCAGAGCATCCTCTCGCTGTTCAAGTAG
- the fliF gene encoding flagellar basal-body MS-ring/collar protein FliF: protein MLSRAQLQQLLNNLLELGPRRLMALGLIGFAVLVTVVGGAYYLSRPEFESLYTGLTREDVTRIGAALREQNIAFDINAAGDAVSVRPSQTSQARMLLAEKGLPTSANSGYELFDKIGSLGLTSFMQEVTKLRALEGEIARTVQLMKGVKAARVHIVMPVRGSFRSTQQPPSASVVLRTDGAIEARTAQSIRHLVAAAIPGMTRDKVTVLDADGSMLLAEEDEASAAPTKMANLQKTVGGMVQENIRKALTPYLGLDNFEVSVAPQLSTDKRQINETVYDPEARAERSVRNVRENEKSSNADRSTPTTVQQNLPDQQVNAGGTKNSSEDKTRREDVTNFEVSSKTTTTVSDGYTVKKLFIAVLVNRARLIADLGDKTNQAIVDSKLAEISQLAATAGGLDKARGDQIQVTAVDFVEGSRDLAPVPPISFVEMMNKQLGSVINAVTILAVASMLVWFGLRPAVNGILTHRAAQEQTEAAEAAELEAVSALALAESEDPELNLVEDLEGKMQRTPQKRLEQIVRLDQMQAAAILKDWMRREEAA, encoded by the coding sequence ATGCTCAGTCGCGCGCAGCTACAGCAGCTGCTCAACAATCTGCTGGAACTTGGGCCGCGACGTCTGATGGCCTTGGGATTGATCGGCTTCGCCGTTCTCGTCACCGTGGTCGGGGGCGCCTATTATCTGAGCCGGCCGGAATTCGAATCCCTCTATACCGGCCTGACCCGTGAGGACGTCACGCGCATCGGCGCGGCGCTGCGCGAGCAGAACATCGCCTTCGACATCAATGCGGCCGGTGACGCCGTTTCCGTTCGTCCGAGCCAGACGAGTCAGGCCCGGATGCTGCTGGCCGAGAAGGGGCTGCCGACCAGCGCCAATTCCGGCTACGAGCTGTTCGACAAGATCGGATCGCTTGGGCTGACCTCCTTCATGCAGGAAGTCACCAAGCTTCGCGCCCTCGAGGGCGAGATCGCGCGCACCGTTCAGCTGATGAAGGGCGTCAAGGCAGCGCGGGTGCACATCGTAATGCCGGTGCGTGGCTCGTTCCGCTCGACGCAGCAGCCGCCCTCGGCGTCGGTCGTGCTGCGCACCGATGGTGCGATCGAGGCGCGCACGGCGCAATCGATCCGCCATCTCGTCGCGGCCGCCATTCCCGGCATGACGCGCGACAAGGTCACCGTGCTCGATGCCGACGGCTCGATGCTGCTGGCCGAGGAGGACGAAGCCAGCGCCGCGCCGACCAAGATGGCGAACCTTCAGAAGACCGTCGGCGGCATGGTGCAGGAGAATATCCGCAAGGCGCTGACGCCCTATCTGGGCCTGGACAATTTCGAGGTCAGCGTGGCGCCGCAGCTCTCGACCGACAAGCGCCAGATCAACGAGACCGTCTACGATCCGGAAGCCCGCGCCGAGCGCTCCGTCCGCAATGTCCGCGAAAACGAGAAGTCATCGAACGCCGACCGCTCGACGCCGACCACCGTGCAGCAGAACCTGCCGGATCAGCAGGTCAATGCCGGCGGCACCAAGAATTCCAGCGAAGACAAGACGCGCCGCGAGGACGTCACCAATTTCGAGGTCTCGTCCAAGACCACGACGACGGTGAGCGACGGTTACACGGTCAAGAAGCTGTTCATCGCCGTGCTGGTCAATCGCGCGCGGCTCATCGCCGATCTCGGCGACAAGACCAATCAGGCCATCGTCGACAGCAAGCTCGCCGAAATCAGCCAGCTCGCAGCCACCGCCGGCGGGCTGGACAAGGCGCGCGGCGACCAGATCCAGGTGACCGCGGTCGACTTCGTCGAGGGCTCGCGCGATCTCGCGCCGGTGCCGCCGATCAGCTTCGTCGAGATGATGAACAAACAGCTCGGCAGCGTCATCAACGCGGTGACGATCCTGGCCGTCGCCTCGATGCTGGTCTGGTTCGGGCTTCGACCTGCGGTCAACGGCATCCTGACCCATCGTGCGGCGCAGGAGCAGACCGAAGCGGCGGAGGCCGCCGAGCTCGAAGCTGTCTCGGCTCTTGCCCTGGCCGAGAGCGAGGACCCCGAGCTCAACCTCGTCGAGGACCTCGAAGGCAAGATGCAGCGGACGCCGCAGAAGCGGCTGGAGCAGATCGTTCGCCTCGATCAGATGCAGGCGGCAGCAATCCTTAAAGACTGGATGCGACGCGAGGAGGCGGCATGA
- a CDS encoding MotB family protein yields MEEVKHELVIIRRRGAFEDEKAHGGVWKIAYADFMTAMMAFFLVMWLLNALNQDQKQVVASYFNPIKLAENAPAPKGLKDLTKKEPTTFDGQDGKRQPAGPNEERRGDSPTAEKPPFYEEKVLFRDPYATLAEIAASSNQASGQRRAGALTSAEEDGLKGGDAYRDPFDPGYWKLAPEASKEADRIMDGEPKPNASARDNPAATNQGDPRRGTTDDTGGSVAPDAPASSTSLSPLLPPGPAPSSSARDNSVQPNTQANLQASAALQARPADAPKESEPRDAAQTQQPTIKQLQSAIADALSDIKAGAGPVAEVRQVEEGLLVSLTDDASFGMFAVGSAEPRPELVRVIDKIGPLLAKRRGMIIVRGHTDNRPYKSDAYDNWRLSTARAQMAYYMLVRSGIDALRIEHVEGYADRRPKLPNDPAAPQNRRIEILIREKRP; encoded by the coding sequence ATGGAAGAGGTCAAGCACGAGCTCGTCATCATCCGCAGGCGAGGCGCCTTCGAGGACGAGAAGGCGCATGGCGGCGTCTGGAAGATTGCCTACGCGGACTTCATGACCGCGATGATGGCGTTCTTCCTGGTGATGTGGCTGCTCAACGCCCTCAACCAGGACCAGAAGCAGGTGGTCGCGAGCTACTTCAACCCGATCAAGCTTGCGGAGAACGCGCCCGCGCCGAAAGGCCTGAAGGATCTCACCAAGAAGGAGCCGACGACGTTCGACGGCCAGGACGGCAAGCGGCAGCCCGCGGGGCCGAACGAGGAGCGCCGCGGCGACTCGCCGACGGCCGAGAAGCCGCCGTTCTATGAGGAGAAGGTTCTGTTTCGCGATCCCTACGCGACGCTCGCCGAAATTGCAGCCAGCTCCAACCAGGCCTCGGGTCAGCGGCGCGCCGGTGCGCTGACGTCTGCGGAAGAAGACGGCCTCAAGGGTGGCGATGCCTATCGTGATCCGTTCGATCCCGGCTATTGGAAGCTCGCGCCCGAGGCCTCGAAGGAAGCCGACCGGATCATGGACGGCGAGCCGAAGCCGAATGCATCCGCGCGCGACAACCCAGCCGCTACCAATCAGGGCGACCCGCGCCGCGGCACGACCGATGACACGGGCGGCAGCGTCGCCCCCGACGCCCCGGCGTCGTCCACGAGCTTGTCGCCGCTGTTGCCGCCGGGACCGGCGCCATCATCGTCTGCGCGCGACAACAGCGTCCAGCCGAATACGCAGGCCAACCTTCAGGCCAGTGCCGCGCTTCAGGCGCGTCCCGCCGATGCTCCGAAGGAATCCGAGCCGCGCGATGCGGCCCAGACCCAGCAGCCGACCATCAAGCAGCTTCAGTCTGCGATTGCCGATGCCCTGTCGGATATCAAGGCCGGCGCCGGACCGGTGGCTGAAGTTCGTCAGGTCGAAGAGGGTCTGCTGGTCAGCCTGACCGACGATGCGAGCTTCGGCATGTTCGCGGTCGGCTCCGCCGAGCCGCGACCGGAGCTCGTCCGCGTCATCGACAAGATCGGCCCGCTGCTCGCGAAGCGCCGCGGCATGATCATCGTGCGCGGTCACACTGACAATCGTCCCTACAAATCGGACGCCTACGACAATTGGCGGCTGTCTACGGCGCGCGCGCAAATGGCCTACTACATGCTGGTGCGCTCCGGCATCGATGCGCTGCGGATCGAGCATGTCGAAGGCTATGCCGACCGCCGACCGAAACTGCCCAACGATCCGGCGGCACCGCAAAATCGGCGGATCGAGATCCTGATCCGGGAGAAACGCCCTTGA
- a CDS encoding chemotaxis protein, with product MIRPLLRAALLMVLSLAATRASAEAAPPSGEPYELVRALQAVQDGIASGDTAAHGSHIALIRQIGEKFLAADPGVWSNPQNGQAVVIYLLSGGAPQIVRKLPRDKINVDAKLFDGALAYVEGRQDEARDLLKDIKPRTISSGMGGQVALVQGALFARSESSFAIERLDDARLLLPGTLVEEAALRREVLLVGQAEDFDKFEFLTLAYIRHYRSSIYAGDFWQRFSTGLTQSSLALDDRRFARIAALLEQVDRASRLKLYLVIARGALIRGKLTVVRLAGERALTLSADATADRERAHLYRGASRALTDEYDGGLAELKALDRSKLSERDVQLLNATLQLALDVRKPIAGAPTDKPPPTPARIDLASSDAMLARAKTQLDELEPLTKDRRP from the coding sequence TTGATCAGGCCGCTCCTCCGCGCCGCGCTGCTGATGGTGCTTTCGCTTGCGGCGACACGCGCATCTGCTGAAGCTGCGCCGCCGTCCGGCGAACCGTATGAGCTCGTCCGGGCATTGCAGGCGGTGCAGGATGGCATCGCCAGTGGCGACACCGCGGCGCATGGCAGCCATATCGCGCTGATCCGGCAGATCGGCGAGAAGTTTCTCGCCGCCGATCCCGGCGTGTGGAGCAATCCGCAGAATGGCCAGGCGGTTGTGATCTATCTGCTATCAGGGGGTGCTCCGCAGATCGTCCGCAAGCTGCCGCGCGACAAGATCAATGTCGACGCCAAGCTGTTCGATGGTGCGCTCGCTTACGTCGAGGGACGGCAGGACGAGGCGAGAGACCTGCTCAAGGACATCAAGCCGCGCACAATTTCGTCCGGCATGGGCGGGCAGGTCGCGCTGGTCCAGGGCGCGCTGTTCGCACGCTCCGAGTCATCGTTCGCGATCGAGCGCCTCGATGACGCGCGCCTGCTGCTGCCTGGCACGCTCGTCGAAGAGGCGGCGCTGCGCCGCGAGGTCCTGCTGGTCGGGCAAGCCGAGGATTTCGACAAGTTCGAGTTCCTGACGCTGGCCTATATCCGCCACTACCGCAGTTCGATCTATGCCGGTGATTTCTGGCAGCGCTTTTCCACGGGCCTGACGCAATCGAGCCTGGCGCTGGATGATCGCCGCTTTGCGCGGATCGCGGCGCTGCTGGAACAGGTCGATCGCGCCAGCCGCCTCAAGCTCTATCTGGTGATCGCGCGCGGCGCACTGATCCGTGGCAAGCTCACCGTCGTCAGGCTCGCAGGCGAGCGGGCTCTGACGCTCAGCGCCGATGCCACGGCGGATCGCGAGCGCGCCCATTTGTATCGTGGTGCGTCTCGTGCACTGACCGACGAGTATGACGGCGGCTTGGCCGAGTTGAAGGCGCTCGACCGCTCGAAGCTGTCGGAACGCGACGTCCAGCTCCTCAACGCAACCCTCCAGCTCGCGCTCGACGTCCGCAAGCCGATCGCCGGCGCGCCGACCGATAAGCCTCCGCCCACGCCGGCGCGGATCGATCTTGCGTCGTCCGACGCAATGCTCGCGCGGGCAAAGACGCAGCTCGACGAACTGGAGCCGCTCACCAAGGATCGTCGTCCATGA